Sequence from the Herbaspirillum sp. meg3 genome:
TCTCACGCCATCTCGCTCGCCATCTTCTGCAAGGTGGTCGACAACTTCGGCGACATTGGCATCTGCTGGCGGCTGTCACGGCAACTGGCGCGCGAACATGGTGTTGCAGTCACTTTGTGGGTTGACGATCTGGCGAGCTTCGAGCGGATCTGCCCCGACGTCGACAGCAATGCCGATGTGCAAAATGTACTGGGCATCACCGTGCGACACTGGCGCGATCAACATGGCACCTTTGCCGCCGCCGACATCGCCGACATCGTTATTGAATTCTTCGCCTGTGACATCCCGCCTGGCTACATCAAGGCGATGTCCGAATGCACTCCGCGTCCGGTGTGGCTGAATCTGGAAGGTCTGACGGCCGAAACCTGGGTGGAAGGCTGTCATCTGCTGCCTTCGCCACATCCGCAATTGCCGCTGACGAAGTACTTTTTCTTTCCCGGGTTCAACAAGCGCACCGGCGGACTGCAAGTCGAATCGGACCTGATCGCACAGCGTGAAGCTTTCCTTGCCGATCGTATCGCCGCTGCCAATTTCCTCGCACAGTTGGGCGTGACCGCCACGGAAATGGCTGCACTCAAGGTATCGCTCTTCTGCTATCCGCAAGCACCTATCTCCGGCTTGTTTGCGGCGTGGCAAGCCGGCGAGCGCGAGGTTTTGTGCCTGGTGCCGGAAGGCGTCGGCGGTGATGCAGTGACGGATTTTCTCGGCCAGCCAGCGACGGCGGGAGTACATGCCACACGCGGAAGATTGACCGTGCGCGTCATTCCCTTTGTGCCGCAACCCGACTACGACAAATTACTATGGGCCTGCGACGTCAATTTTGTACGCGGCGAAGACTCCTTCGTCCGCGCGCAATGGGCCGCCAAGCCTTTTATCTGGCATAT
This genomic interval carries:
- the earP gene encoding elongation factor P maturation arginine rhamnosyltransferase EarP, giving the protein MHSKISSQSSHAISLAIFCKVVDNFGDIGICWRLSRQLAREHGVAVTLWVDDLASFERICPDVDSNADVQNVLGITVRHWRDQHGTFAAADIADIVIEFFACDIPPGYIKAMSECTPRPVWLNLEGLTAETWVEGCHLLPSPHPQLPLTKYFFFPGFNKRTGGLQVESDLIAQREAFLADRIAAANFLAQLGVTATEMAALKVSLFCYPQAPISGLFAAWQAGEREVLCLVPEGVGGDAVTDFLGQPATAGVHATRGRLTVRVIPFVPQPDYDKLLWACDVNFVRGEDSFVRAQWAAKPFIWHIYPQDENLHHVKLKAFLETCVAATDSLTALTLAWNGAAAEPISVAALWHSLEADLPNIASLSMDWEQVLLANGNLATNLLKFVETVPPRA